The Desmodus rotundus isolate HL8 chromosome 3, HLdesRot8A.1, whole genome shotgun sequence genome includes a region encoding these proteins:
- the BIK gene encoding bcl-2-interacting killer isoform X1: MVLLPTAAKSGPSTRILSVCPRNSPGREEMSQAGPLSRNLILCTFLQEHGLQTVEVPDTANLLHFGPEPLGDIPHEMGMRLAFIGDELELRWMLPRIAQMPWMAMYSLAFTYSQTGLRGVLRSFMGGLTNLRGNRRFWSFLALRDRVSPSLGRKVSLLLLLALLLDWGLHVLQ; encoded by the exons ATGGTTTTGTTACCTACTGCTGCCAAGTCTGGCCCATCCACGCGGATTCTATCAGTTTGTCCTCGCAACAGCCCTGGGAG GGAAGAAATGTCTCAAGCGGGACCCCTCTCCAGGAACCTCATTTTGTGCACCTTCCTTCAGGAGCACGGCCTGCAGACTGTGGAGGTTCCCGACACGGCCAATCTCCTCCACTTCGGCCCTGAGCCCCTTGG TGACATCCCTCACGAGATGGGCATGCGGCTGGCCTTCATCGGGGATGAGTTGGAGCTGAGATGGATGCTGCCCCGCATCGCCCAGATGCCATGGATGGCCATGTACAG CTTGGCTTTCACCTACAGCCAGACGGGCCTGAGGGGTGTTCTGAGAAGTTTCATGGGTGGTCTCACCAACCTCAGAGGAAACAGAAGGTTCTGGAGCTTCCTGGCCCTCCGGGACAGG GTGTCTCCCAGCCTCGGGCGCAAGGTGTCCCTGCTGTTGCTGCTGGCGCTGCTGCTGGACTGGGGCCTCCACGTCCTCCAGTGA
- the BIK gene encoding bcl-2-interacting killer isoform X2, with translation MSQAGPLSRNLILCTFLQEHGLQTVEVPDTANLLHFGPEPLGDIPHEMGMRLAFIGDELELRWMLPRIAQMPWMAMYSLAFTYSQTGLRGVLRSFMGGLTNLRGNRRFWSFLALRDRVSPSLGRKVSLLLLLALLLDWGLHVLQ, from the exons ATGTCTCAAGCGGGACCCCTCTCCAGGAACCTCATTTTGTGCACCTTCCTTCAGGAGCACGGCCTGCAGACTGTGGAGGTTCCCGACACGGCCAATCTCCTCCACTTCGGCCCTGAGCCCCTTGG TGACATCCCTCACGAGATGGGCATGCGGCTGGCCTTCATCGGGGATGAGTTGGAGCTGAGATGGATGCTGCCCCGCATCGCCCAGATGCCATGGATGGCCATGTACAG CTTGGCTTTCACCTACAGCCAGACGGGCCTGAGGGGTGTTCTGAGAAGTTTCATGGGTGGTCTCACCAACCTCAGAGGAAACAGAAGGTTCTGGAGCTTCCTGGCCCTCCGGGACAGG GTGTCTCCCAGCCTCGGGCGCAAGGTGTCCCTGCTGTTGCTGCTGGCGCTGCTGCTGGACTGGGGCCTCCACGTCCTCCAGTGA